One segment of Vulpes lagopus strain Blue_001 chromosome 8, ASM1834538v1, whole genome shotgun sequence DNA contains the following:
- the LOC121497332 gene encoding protocadherin gamma-A8 isoform X22, which yields MRILSGFSSKRIMAAPKNYQRRGKLVLLCALLGTLGEMGRGQIHYSVPEESDKGSFVGNISKDLNLESHELVKHGVRIVSRGRTQLFALHQKTGSLLTAERIDREELCAQNARCLVHINILAEGKGKLFRIEIEITDINDNNPKFQVENVEMKINEIAAPGTRYPLPEAVDPDVGMNSLQSYQLSPNGHFSLDVQTGEDGTLHPELVLEQALDREEEAVHHLVLSASDGGEPRRSSTMHIHVKVLDTNDNAPVFTLPVYRVKVPENVPLGTRLLTVSASDPDEGASGEVVYRFWKISEKQSPLFQLNENTGEISTAGDLDYEECAFYEMEIQAEDVGALLGRTRVLISVEDVNDNRPEVIITSLFSPVLENTLPGTVIAFLNVHDRDSGKNGQVVCYTPHNLPFQLEKSIDNYYRLVTWKYLDREKISMYNITVMASDLGTPSLSTETYIILYVADINDNPPTFLQVSYSAYIPENNPRGASIFTVMAYDPDSGKNAQVTYSVTEDIIMGGPLSSYVSIDSDTGILYALCSFDYEHIRDLQLLVTASDSGDPPLSSNVSLTVFLLDQNDNTPEILYPALPTDGSTGVELAPRSAEPGYLVTKVVAVDRDSGQNAWLSYHLLKASEPGLFQVGLHTGEVRTARALLDRDVLKQSLVVVVQDHGQPPLSATATLTVAVADSIPDVLADLSSLESPDNPDDSDLTLYLVVAVASVSCVFLAFVIVLLALRLRRWHASRLLQAAGGGLLGVPASASQFAGVDGVRAFLQTYSHEVSLTAGSRESHVIFPQPNYVDTLISLESCEKNDSLLTCVDLHECKDETTSVQLRSTATQSLTDAGNRSKSCNRTHPLNLGLFGFS from the coding sequence ATGAGGATTCTGAGTGGATTCAGTAGTAAAAGAATAATGGCTGCTCCAAAAAATTACCAGAGACGCGGCAAGCTGGTCCTGCTGTGCGCGCTCCTGGGCACgctgggggaaatggggagaggaCAGATCCACTATTCAGTGCCAGAAGAGAGCGACAAAGGATCCTTTGTGGGTAACATCTCCAAGGACCTGAATCTGGAGTCACACGAGCTGGTGAAGCACGGAGTCCGCATCGTCTCCAGAGGTAGGACACAGCTTTTTGCTCTGCACCAGAAAACTGGCAGCTTGCTCACAGCGGAGAGGATAGACCGGGAGGAGCTCTGCGCTCAGAATGCGCGGTGTTTAGTACATATCAACATCTTGGCTGAAGGCAAAGGAAAACTTTTCAGGATAGAAATAGAAATCACTGATATCAATGATAATAACCCAAAATTCCAGGTCGAAAAtgtggaaatgaaaattaatgaaatcgcTGCACCTGGAACACGTTATCCCCTCCCCGAGGCTGTTGACCCGGATGTGGGCATGAATTCCTTACAGAGCTACCAGCTCAGCCCCAATGGCCACTTCTCCCTGGACGTGCAAACTGGAGAGGATGGAACTCTACACCCAGAGCTGGTGCTGGAGCAGGCCCTGGACCGCGAGGAAGAGGCTGTTCACCACCTGGTCCTCAGCGCCTCTGACGGCGGTGAGCCGCGTCGCTCCAGCACCATGCATATCCACGTGAAGGTGTTGGATACAAACGACAATGCCCCGGTTTTTACTCTACCGGTTTACCGAGTGAAAGTCCCAGAGAACGTGCCCCTGGGCACCCGGCTGCTTACTGTGAGCGCCAGCGACCCAGATGAGGGAGCCAGCGGAGAAGTGGTCTACAGATTCTGGAAAATTAGTGAAAAACAATCTCCGTTATTCCAGCTTAATGAAAATACTGGGGAAATATCAACAGCAGGGGATCTAGACTATGAAGAATGTGCATTTTATGAAATGGAAATACAAGCTGAAGATGTAGGGGCACTTTTGGGGAGGACCAGAGTACTCATTTCAGTGGAAGATGTAAATGACAATAGACCAGAAGTGATCATTACATCTCTGTTTAGCCCAGTCTTGGAAAATACTCTTCCTGGGACAGTAATTGCCTTCTTGAATGTGCATGACCGAGACTCTGGGAAGAATGGTCAAGTTGTCTGTTACACACCTCATAATTTACCTTTTCaattagaaaaatcaatagaTAATTACTATAGATTGGTGACATGGAAATATCTGGACCGAGAAAAGatttctatgtacaatatcacAGTGATGGCTTCCGATCTAGGAACTCCTTCTCTATCTACAGAAACTTACATCATTCTCTATGTGGCAGATATCAATGACAATCCACCCACCTTCCTTCAAGTCTCCTATTCAGCCTATATCCCAGAGAACAACCCCAGAGGTGCCTCCATCTTCACTGTGATGGCTTACGACCCCGACAGTGGCAAAAACGCCCAGGTCACATACTCTGTGACCGAGGACATCATCATGGGGGGGCCTCTATCCTCCTATGTCTCCATCGACTCAGACACAGGCATCCTATATGCATTGTGCTCCTTTGACTATGAGCACATACGAGACTTGCAGTTACTGGTGACTGCCAGCGATAGTGGAGACCCTCCACTTAGCAGCAACGTGTCACTGACCGTGTTCCTGTTGGACCAGAATGACAACACACCAGAGATCCTGTACCCTGCCCTCCCCACCGACGGTTCCACAGGCGTGGAGCTGGCGCCCCGCTCCGCAGAGCCCGGCTACCTGGTCACCAAGGTGGTGGCAGTGGACAGAGACTCAGGCCAGAACGCCTGGCTGTCCTACCACCTGCTCAAGGCCAGCGAGCCTGGGCTCTTCCAGGTGGGGCTGCACACAGGAGAGGTGCGCACAGCGCGGGCCCTGCTGGACAGAGATGTGCTCAAGCAgagcctggtggtggtggtgcaggaCCACGGCCAGCCCCCTCTCTCCGCCACCGCCACGCTCACCGTGGCGGTGGCCGACAGCATCCCAGACGTCCTGGCCGACCTAAGCAGCCTCGAGTCTCCTGACAACCCAGACGACTCTGACCTCACGCTGTACCTGGTGGTGGCTGTGGCCTCAGTCTCCTGCGTCTTCCTCGCCTTTGTCATCGTGCTGCTGGCGCTCAGGCTGAGGCGCTGGCACGCGTCGCGTCtgctccaggctgcaggaggagggctGCTGGGCGTGCCGGCCTCAGCCTCGCAGTTTGCGGGTGTGGACGGGGTGCGGGCGTTCCTGCAGACCTATTCTCACGAGGTGTCCCTGACCGCGGGCTCTCGGGAGAGTCACGTGATCTTCCCACAGCCCAACTATGTGGACACACTAATCAGTCTGGAGAGCTGTGAGAAAAATGATTCTTTGTTAACATGCGTGGATCTTCATGAATGTAAGGATGAAACTACTTCTGTTCAG
- the LOC121497332 gene encoding protocadherin gamma-A8 isoform X24, with protein sequence MRILSGFSSKRIMAAPKNYQRRGKLVLLCALLGTLGEMGRGQIHYSVPEESDKGSFVGNISKDLNLESHELVKHGVRIVSRGRTQLFALHQKTGSLLTAERIDREELCAQNARCLVHINILAEGKGKLFRIEIEITDINDNNPKFQVENVEMKINEIAAPGTRYPLPEAVDPDVGMNSLQSYQLSPNGHFSLDVQTGEDGTLHPELVLEQALDREEEAVHHLVLSASDGGEPRRSSTMHIHVKVLDTNDNAPVFTLPVYRVKVPENVPLGTRLLTVSASDPDEGASGEVVYRFWKISEKQSPLFQLNENTGEISTAGDLDYEECAFYEMEIQAEDVGALLGRTRVLISVEDVNDNRPEVIITSLFSPVLENTLPGTVIAFLNVHDRDSGKNGQVVCYTPHNLPFQLEKSIDNYYRLVTWKYLDREKISMYNITVMASDLGTPSLSTETYIILYVADINDNPPTFLQVSYSAYIPENNPRGASIFTVMAYDPDSGKNAQVTYSVTEDIIMGGPLSSYVSIDSDTGILYALCSFDYEHIRDLQLLVTASDSGDPPLSSNVSLTVFLLDQNDNTPEILYPALPTDGSTGVELAPRSAEPGYLVTKVVAVDRDSGQNAWLSYHLLKASEPGLFQVGLHTGEVRTARALLDRDVLKQSLVVVVQDHGQPPLSATATLTVAVADSIPDVLADLSSLESPDNPDDSDLTLYLVVAVASVSCVFLAFVIVLLALRLRRWHASRLLQAAGGGLLGVPASASQFAGVDGVRAFLQTYSHEVSLTAGSRESHVIFPQPNYVDTLISLESCEKNDSLLTCVDLHECKDETTSVQKRYLLLK encoded by the coding sequence ATGAGGATTCTGAGTGGATTCAGTAGTAAAAGAATAATGGCTGCTCCAAAAAATTACCAGAGACGCGGCAAGCTGGTCCTGCTGTGCGCGCTCCTGGGCACgctgggggaaatggggagaggaCAGATCCACTATTCAGTGCCAGAAGAGAGCGACAAAGGATCCTTTGTGGGTAACATCTCCAAGGACCTGAATCTGGAGTCACACGAGCTGGTGAAGCACGGAGTCCGCATCGTCTCCAGAGGTAGGACACAGCTTTTTGCTCTGCACCAGAAAACTGGCAGCTTGCTCACAGCGGAGAGGATAGACCGGGAGGAGCTCTGCGCTCAGAATGCGCGGTGTTTAGTACATATCAACATCTTGGCTGAAGGCAAAGGAAAACTTTTCAGGATAGAAATAGAAATCACTGATATCAATGATAATAACCCAAAATTCCAGGTCGAAAAtgtggaaatgaaaattaatgaaatcgcTGCACCTGGAACACGTTATCCCCTCCCCGAGGCTGTTGACCCGGATGTGGGCATGAATTCCTTACAGAGCTACCAGCTCAGCCCCAATGGCCACTTCTCCCTGGACGTGCAAACTGGAGAGGATGGAACTCTACACCCAGAGCTGGTGCTGGAGCAGGCCCTGGACCGCGAGGAAGAGGCTGTTCACCACCTGGTCCTCAGCGCCTCTGACGGCGGTGAGCCGCGTCGCTCCAGCACCATGCATATCCACGTGAAGGTGTTGGATACAAACGACAATGCCCCGGTTTTTACTCTACCGGTTTACCGAGTGAAAGTCCCAGAGAACGTGCCCCTGGGCACCCGGCTGCTTACTGTGAGCGCCAGCGACCCAGATGAGGGAGCCAGCGGAGAAGTGGTCTACAGATTCTGGAAAATTAGTGAAAAACAATCTCCGTTATTCCAGCTTAATGAAAATACTGGGGAAATATCAACAGCAGGGGATCTAGACTATGAAGAATGTGCATTTTATGAAATGGAAATACAAGCTGAAGATGTAGGGGCACTTTTGGGGAGGACCAGAGTACTCATTTCAGTGGAAGATGTAAATGACAATAGACCAGAAGTGATCATTACATCTCTGTTTAGCCCAGTCTTGGAAAATACTCTTCCTGGGACAGTAATTGCCTTCTTGAATGTGCATGACCGAGACTCTGGGAAGAATGGTCAAGTTGTCTGTTACACACCTCATAATTTACCTTTTCaattagaaaaatcaatagaTAATTACTATAGATTGGTGACATGGAAATATCTGGACCGAGAAAAGatttctatgtacaatatcacAGTGATGGCTTCCGATCTAGGAACTCCTTCTCTATCTACAGAAACTTACATCATTCTCTATGTGGCAGATATCAATGACAATCCACCCACCTTCCTTCAAGTCTCCTATTCAGCCTATATCCCAGAGAACAACCCCAGAGGTGCCTCCATCTTCACTGTGATGGCTTACGACCCCGACAGTGGCAAAAACGCCCAGGTCACATACTCTGTGACCGAGGACATCATCATGGGGGGGCCTCTATCCTCCTATGTCTCCATCGACTCAGACACAGGCATCCTATATGCATTGTGCTCCTTTGACTATGAGCACATACGAGACTTGCAGTTACTGGTGACTGCCAGCGATAGTGGAGACCCTCCACTTAGCAGCAACGTGTCACTGACCGTGTTCCTGTTGGACCAGAATGACAACACACCAGAGATCCTGTACCCTGCCCTCCCCACCGACGGTTCCACAGGCGTGGAGCTGGCGCCCCGCTCCGCAGAGCCCGGCTACCTGGTCACCAAGGTGGTGGCAGTGGACAGAGACTCAGGCCAGAACGCCTGGCTGTCCTACCACCTGCTCAAGGCCAGCGAGCCTGGGCTCTTCCAGGTGGGGCTGCACACAGGAGAGGTGCGCACAGCGCGGGCCCTGCTGGACAGAGATGTGCTCAAGCAgagcctggtggtggtggtgcaggaCCACGGCCAGCCCCCTCTCTCCGCCACCGCCACGCTCACCGTGGCGGTGGCCGACAGCATCCCAGACGTCCTGGCCGACCTAAGCAGCCTCGAGTCTCCTGACAACCCAGACGACTCTGACCTCACGCTGTACCTGGTGGTGGCTGTGGCCTCAGTCTCCTGCGTCTTCCTCGCCTTTGTCATCGTGCTGCTGGCGCTCAGGCTGAGGCGCTGGCACGCGTCGCGTCtgctccaggctgcaggaggagggctGCTGGGCGTGCCGGCCTCAGCCTCGCAGTTTGCGGGTGTGGACGGGGTGCGGGCGTTCCTGCAGACCTATTCTCACGAGGTGTCCCTGACCGCGGGCTCTCGGGAGAGTCACGTGATCTTCCCACAGCCCAACTATGTGGACACACTAATCAGTCTGGAGAGCTGTGAGAAAAATGATTCTTTGTTAACATGCGTGGATCTTCATGAATGTAAGGATGAAACTACTTCTGTTCAG